The Elgaria multicarinata webbii isolate HBS135686 ecotype San Diego chromosome 1, rElgMul1.1.pri, whole genome shotgun sequence genome has a window encoding:
- the NGF gene encoding beta-nerve growth factor, producing MSMLCYTLIIAFVIGIWAAPKCEDNAPLGSPATSDISESSRSKTHHVMKTSRHRGQNQPVTGKVEDRKTGQAANIIVDPKLFQKRRFQSPRVLFSTQPPPLSRDGQNVEFLDSTDSLNRNIRAKRSTHPVHNRGEYSVCDSVSVWVANKTTATDIKGKEVTVMVDVNLNNNAYKQYFFETKCRDPKPVSSGCRGIDARHWNSYCTTTHTFVKALTMEGKQAAWRFIRIDTACVCVISRKTENL from the coding sequence ATGTCCATGCTGTGCTACACTCTGATTATAGCGTTTGTGATCGGCATATGGGCAGCACCAAAATGCGAAGATAATGCACCACTGGGGTCTCCTGCAACATCTGACATTTCTGAAAGCAGCCGGTCTAAAACACATCATGTTATGAAAACGTCTCGGCACAGAGGCCAGAACCAGCCTGTCACTGGGAAGGTAGAGGACAGAAAAACTGGGCAAGCTGCAAACATTATTGTGGATCCAAAGCTTTTTCAGAAGAGGCGGTTCCAGTCACCTCGGGTTTTGTTCAGCACACAGCCTCCACCTTTGTCAAGGGACGGGCAGAATGTGGAGTTCCTAGACAGTACAGACTCTCTCAACAGGAATATCCGTGCCAAGCGTTCAACTCATCCTGTGCATAACCGGGGAGAGTACTCCGTATGCGACAGTGTTAGTGTATGGGTAGCCAACAAAACCACGGCAACAGACATCAAAGGCAAAGAGGTGACTGTGATGGTGGATGTAAACCTTAACAACAATGCTTACAAGCAATACTTTTTTGAGACCAAGTGCAGAGACCCTAAGCCAGTGTCCAGCGGGTGTCGAGGCATTGATGCCAGGCATTGGAATTCCTACTGCACCACTACGCACACCTTTGTCAAGGCACTGACCATGGAAGGGAAGCAGGCAGCCTGGCGCTTCATTCGGATTGACACTGCCTGTGTATGCGTAATCAGTAGGAAAACTGAGAACCTCTGA